Genomic DNA from Bemisia tabaci chromosome 2, PGI_BMITA_v3:
CTTTGTGCAATCACAAATGTCAACAACCACAcaaccaaggtagatttacacaggtatggacagaacttaacaactggcctctgattggctctccagcggccccttaacgtcagccattttgaatgttttgattattttgatttattatgttcggtttatcgtttgtcaaaattttgtgggattttttgcacaattttgataatgcgatattaattttaacgtttaaacgcacaaacgtttgaatgttaatttgattgtaatttaattaaaaaacgggccccttaacctacgtcacgtagtcatgtgacacgtactgaggctcatgggaaattttcaacttttccatacctgtgtaaatctaccttgcacACAACAACTGAACAACCGACCCAACAACCACCTAGAAATCCGGAACTGCACCGCTCATCAATGTTGACAAAACCATTCATCGATAACGAACCAATGACGTCATGCGGATACCAGTGATCCGATGTCTAGGGATTTATCCCTAGatctagggattttccggaatttctagggatctagggatttttcagaaaatctagggattttttttgatgaggtaacgtaagcaaaaatcgactttttaacctcaattccaGCTTCGAccatcgaaaatattttttcatccatattttgtaggcctttttggcaacactattttccccgtaaataagccggaaattaaaacgattgtgtcactcgatgtacttgacattcaccTGCCTTCAAcagtaaaaaaacaataataagaactcaactaatattctttcattttattggtctggattagcactgctttcagagagcggcaaaattcaaacgagccaatcagatttaaatattgcaaatcgatacatcgaatgacGTCATGATTCTACGTAAAAAATGGCGgtcttttgcaaaatctagggattttttggggatatttgagcaaatctggggatttagggatttttagcgaaatctagggattttttttcttccccgctagggatttaatatcggatcACTGGCGGATACGGCATTGAGCACAGCCATTCTGCCATTTGTGAGACTGTGACTGATACTGATAGCAGGCACTAAGAGTactattttgtatttttatgtatGTCAGTTTCAGTCTCAGAGTGGTGATATAAATCAAGTAAAGTTTTTGTCTTTAATTAAAATGGTTGTGAAAACCGTACCTTACAAAGTACTCACTCACAAGCAGATTGTACTCAGCCTCTTCAAAAGAGCAATGAGACATTGTGAGGAGCACCACTATATGGAACCGTAAgtgaatcgattctttataccTGTTATCCAAGACCAGTCATATTTCTCATGTGCTTCAATTCAGCTGATAGAAATAAAGtacttttccagatttttggCCATCAATTATTTTATCTCTAATTCAAATTCTTCCATCTCACAAAGTATTATGAGTATCAAACTGCTTTCAGCTCGAATCCAAGCGCAATTATAGTATTACCAAGTAGCACAGTCATGACCATCTAAGTAGTGTAAACCAATGATACGGAAACCACATCTTCTGGTGAATTATTTAGTTATGAGGCCTGTCCATTCTACAGTCCTCACTACCAGTAAAACCGTTTGCAGCTGATTCTTCATCCAATATTAGAGAGGACTTACTTACTCTGTGTAGGGGTCAATCTAGATTTGACATCTAGGGCTGGGTGCGAAGCAAATCtatgttcaaatttttcattcagtgatgaaaatcaaattttaccaattttatgTTTCATTGAAGGTAGCTACGAAAGAGATATGTCACCCTGTGAGAAATTTAGAGGCTAACATACCAAAGCCTATTCATCAAGGGCACCTAGGTACTTGTCAATTTTAGAACAATCAAATGAGGATCCTTTACACGGGAATCTCTATAGTCCCCTCCTCACTCTTTCAGGCACCATACTAGATATGCGCAAGTTCTGATGAGAGCAAGATTTGATGAAAACAAGAATGTCGCAGATCCTGCAAAAGCCAAGCAGCTTGTGAAAGACGCGGAAGCTGAACTACATGAATATGCGCATCCTATACCTATAATCtgtaagttgtttttttttccttcctgaATGTTTTTGATGGTTGCAGCCAATGCAGTCATTTTTGCGAGTCATTCTTCATCTACTCCGTAAGAATTGAAAGAGATTAGATCTTAAAACACATTTTAACTTTACTTTCATCTCACACCCTTAAGTAGCACctatgaatgaaaataaaaatatcgtgCAAAATTTAGAGACGTGCCACAAAATAATCCATCTTGAGCTTGAGAGTTACAAGATTCTTACTGAAAGTTGCCTTAATGCTCAAAAGACATGAGTCATCATCAAGAAATGTACACTCTATGCACTCAATCAAGTAGAAAATTTATTTCGGCAGGTATGTCCAGGGCTGGATTAAAGGGGGAAGGCACATGGGACaaggcccatggcggcaaattttgcaattttttcaacatatggatgatgaaaaaaaaaaaaaaaaacaaacgagaaaaagcggCAAAAACTTTATTTACTGAGAGTAAAaatgtagtaatttctaattatgtTGTCTTTCGGTGGTGCACTGATGCATACAAAAGGCGGCAGCTTTCATGATCCGGgtgtaagagagaaaccaaaggCGCAATTTGGCGTAACCTGGAGTGGCGCGGCACAGTGAGCAATTATGAGAATGACTTAAGAGGGGAAGGAGAAGcgagaagccctcggcacggcagcGCAGCGCTACGCCGACTGGCGGGCTTACATCTCTTACGTCAATTATAGATGACCCAAATCAAACGAGCAAGCCTGCCTCCAGAGCAAAAGtacttcaaaattaactcctttcTTTCAACATTGCTTTTATGACTGTTCTCTGGTGTGACGTTTTAAACAGATTTAACGCCATAAGCATCAAACTTCAGTGCAATGACATGGACGTCTCTACGACGTCAAATCTATACACTTCtctcattaattttattgatgAAATTGCACCATGCTTCAAACGTTATAAAATTCTGACTGAGGAAAAATTATTCAGCTTGAATGCACTTAAGTATGAGTAATAAAGATGCACAAGCACCAGAAATTTTGGTTAGCCCTGACCGACCAAGACCGAAATGAgtaagcagaaaaaaaaattctttgacaaATTGGAATCCTCGTCCTCAGAGGCACAGACCATGCCAGATGAGCCACTGATCGAGAATCCGGAAATGCAGCCTGAAAGTTTGAGATCGACGAAAAGGCTATCAGAGAGCTTCAACCTCATCCTCGAAACTTTAAAGCAACAGTTAGGAAAACGAATCACCCCATACAAAGAATTTACCGaaaagttcagttttctcttcaatttaaCCGAAATGGCAGCCACTGATACAACTACACGTGCTGTCAAGTTACAGCAAAACTGCACTGATTTGGAACTGGCACTTACAGTCGAGTGTCTACATTTAAAGAGTTACTTGGCTTCCGTGGATCCAAGTACAAGAGAAAAACTGGTCGCCCTGCGTCGTCTTTACTTTATGTTGATTGAAAATTCATTCAATTCCGTGTTTCCCAACATCGTAATCGTCCTAATATTTTCCTGACAACCGCCGCCACTAATTGCACTGGCGAAAGATCCAGTCTATCAAGTTTTCCAGAAGTTtttcaaatggactacattttacaattcggAACTGTAAATTCCAGCCCAgcttaaaaacaacgtttgttcccaatgcacataagtgttttttcagataagccagaatttataggttcaaattgcaaaatgcagtccgaatgTTCTTATATAGATATACTTACAGTGTATGAATACATCCAATTCAGCGTTCTTTGTATCAACACCTTTTATCATAATATCTGACTTTTTTCAGGGTTTGATTCTCCTAAAGGAATTGGTTATGAGAGATATCTTCACTATCCTGATGCGGTCCTTGATTATTGGCATCCACTTGAAAAAGCAATGTATCCTGAGTACTTTGCTCGTCGCGAGCAGAGGAAGAAGGAATACATCGAATGGTACGACAAGAAATACGGAAAGCCAACGGAGAAAGAGTTAGCTAGTTTCTATtaatatttgactattttcaTCAGTAGGCATCCAGAGTAAGAGTAAATTTTGCTCGGATTTTTTCAACTATTTGTGTTTCTTGGTTTAGTCTGACTCCTTGTTGAATAAGCTGCTTGTCAACAGGTGCAAGTCCATTAAGTTCTTGGTTTCATAATGATGTACCACATCCTGTCAATGAATTTCTGtgaatctgtgaaaaattctagCAGTGTTAAAGCAAATAAATGAAATCCTCAAAAATTACTTCACAATTAAATCTTACACTAACAACTGGAAACAGAGCAATACATCCACTCTTTCCTGCAAGAAATCCATGCAATCAAAAGAATAATTGATTGGCAATTAACAGCTTACACTCGCACCTTACCTCTGATTTTTAAGAGTAGCCATGTCATGTGTTTGATTTTAGttgaaacggaaaatttaaattaatcttAAAAGCTATCAACAGCATTTGGCTtttgtttttcccccatttatgACCTGTAAATATATGATATTTCATGTTGGCTTCAAACTGAACAGtaaatatcaaaataaaatgtttcataTGTTTGAGGTTGTCGTGATATTTTTTATCTCATAAAAATTTCCATCGAAAAAGTGAAATAGTAATGAGTTTCAGTAGTTCTAGTGTCTTCTTTTATCATTTCTGCAGTAGTTCACCAGATATTTCCCTCAACATGGACTTCCAAAGTCCATTCATTACTTATGGAAATctgcgaatttttattttcctggtTGAAAACATCAAGTGCTCCTGTGGAttcaagagaagaaaaagctACCACCATATCACAAACTGTGACCAGTTTTAATACTTCATGTTTTGTAAGGCTGAGCAAATCTTCTCAGAATGTTTGAACCCGACGTCTGGCCAGGATTCGGTTCAATCTCAAAAATTTATCTGTGACCAGATctataaaaagagacctcattttcTGGGAGAATATTTtcgattctttttttcaaatgcatgGAGGAAGATATCAGGAAATTTTGGAGCAAGTTTGACCCTGAAAGTTCAACTATGGAGGGAAATATGAGTCTTGAAGTTCCAGGATAAAAATGATTAGGTTGTAGAAGAAGGTGGTTTCagttttgaaaagttttgagGTAAATTTTCTCCCAGAAGATAGATTCCCGTCTGCAGTGAGATCTGGCCATATTTTGTTATTTAAACGCAGTATTACGGCATACTAGAATTGAAAAGGTCTTGAGAGAATTcgtatttctgcaaaaatgGTCAACTTCCCAATCGCTTACATGAGGTAgatatttttcacagaatgggCTCCTCTTTTAGTTAGAACTAACtaaaagaagagttgtttcccaGGGTAGATGACTTTAAAGTCATGCTGCACGTTTGAGAAAGTTGGAAAACCATTCAGAACATTACACTCCGTCTAAAAAGTTTGCACGTTTTTGCGATTTCAGCTTTGAAAAAGATATCACAGCGTAGGCATAATTTGTTACACATAGGTAACATGGTATCACTGCTCCTTGGGGAAgctattaaaaattcaaaaattgggtAATGAAAGGAGTCAAAACTAGTTGTCAAAAATAGCTATCTCATAGCAATATacatattgaaattaaatagcTGTCttgtattcaaaaatcaaatataaTTATGTGTAGCAAGTTAGTATTACACATGTAGATTAAAATTACTGTTTAGTAGAAGTTTCATAGCAATAAAAAGGCAATAAATTGAACATACATAGCTTATTTATCACAATCATCTTGAAATTCTGCTTCATGGGTGTTTCTGAcatcaattttaatgagaaacaaGTTTCCAAGCTTTAGAAAGGTCCAAGCTGCTTTTAAAAATGACACAATTGTTCATTTCAAACAATGATAAGATTCTGAGCATGGTCAAGATACATAACTTCTTGTTACAACTGCGACatgaaagtaaataaacaaATGCAGGGGAAAGTATTTACTTTTGTCAATTCTTCTTGTGATGTCTCAAAATCTGTTGGCCTGATAGTTAGTTCTCCCTTTGAAGCA
This window encodes:
- the ND-B22 gene encoding NADH dehydrogenase [ubiquinone] 1 beta subcomplex subunit 9; amino-acid sequence: MVVKTVPYKVLTHKQIVLSLFKRAMRHCEEHHYMEPHHTRYAQVLMRARFDENKNVADPAKAKQLVKDAEAELHEYAHPIPIIWFDSPKGIGYERYLHYPDAVLDYWHPLEKAMYPEYFARREQRKKEYIEWYDKKYGKPTEKELASFY